A genome region from Cucumis sativus cultivar 9930 chromosome 4, Cucumber_9930_V3, whole genome shotgun sequence includes the following:
- the LOC101206725 gene encoding DExH-box ATP-dependent RNA helicase DExH8 isoform X1: MASSSSSSSSSSSSPSPLVFSALPVMSLRERIVEKIRQNRVTLIVGETGCGKSSQIPQFLLEEDMGPILCTQPRRFAVVAIANMVARARKCNVGEEVGYHIGHSKHSSEKSKIVFKTAGVLLEEMRDRGLNALNYKVIVLDEVHERSVESDLVLVCVKQFLSKHHDLRVVLMSATADIGRYRDYFKDLGRGERVEVLAIPNSNQKSFFERKVSYLEEVTELLGIESDLQSSRYCNGFSPCASPAEIKSEVHRLIHNLLLHIHKNESDIEKSILVFLPTYYSLEQQWHLLKSHSSFKVYILHSSIDIEQALTAMRIWKSHRKVILATNIAESSVTIPKVAYVIDSCRSLQVYWDNNQKKDSPQVVWISKSQAEQRRGRTGRTCDGQVYRLVTRSFYHNFEDFERPDILRLSLRQQVLLICSTESKAINDPAVLLQKTLDPPDANVVEDALSLLVNMQALKRSPRGRYEPTYYGSLLASFSLSFDSSVLILKFGDIGMLHEGILLGILMDTQPLPVLRPFGENNLYAEYIKSYFDGESIDTIQLGFKEMALLGNLHAFHFWERVYKDKIRVEYLNKLVNPNKTQTTTSPPSKNEEEWCSFHSLVHSSLNHVSEMYEDIIHTLHQFRPRFLGMCDILRSSYAPTQFQHLCVLKCLENGDDQSSESRTCVSVPYVASSYSRTNQVAGKLADVIKQMKVFYAKEEPNNHSLSSMNNGFNDNGTSLCVYFLNGSCNRGSQCLFSHSLQSKRATCKFFFSLQGCRNGDSCLFSHDQSPSKSLSFKSTLCLPEDGIAHASTLEKYFPKSGGCILVMDDAGFHFSSNLARHCEPSKIICTTNLSHSDIYDSSLNDAKKIWELSHPDETIISNGENQIPWYDVKCILWFPRFASSKENLDIEKILLQNFFDLLAIRILADALHGVQVILTMNNIRFSQLQVEKLGRESFFFLSESFPYDERSFGELPDKITTKKGMLTSKPVSYVFDLRPPSSALFGNYRATLRQCLYNVERPSLVCP, translated from the exons GGAAGAGCTCTCAAATTCCTCAGTTTCTTTTGGAAGAAGACATGGGGCCTATTCTTTGTACGCAACCTAGGCGTTTTGCTGTTGTTGCCATTGCGAATATGGTTGCTAGAGCTCGTAAATGTAACGTTGGGGAAGAGGTTGGATATCATATAGGTCATTCAAAGCACTCATCGGAAAA ATCgaagattgtttttaaaactgCCGGGGTTTTGTTGGAAGAAATGCGTGACAGGGGTTTAAACGCACTCAACTACAAGGTGATTGTACTTGATGAAGTGCATGAAAGATCAGTGGAGTCTGATCTTGTTCTTGTGTGCGTGAAGCAGTTTCTGTCGAAGCACCATGATCTGAG GGTTGTATTGATGTCAGCAACTGCTGACATTGGAAGATATAGGGATTATTTCAAGGACCTCGGTAGAGGCGAACGTGTTGAAGTGCTTGCAATTCCTAACTCAAACCAAAAATCTTTCTTTGAACGAAAAGTTTCATATCTTGAAGAG GTTACAGAATTACTTGGGATCGAGTCAGATTTACAATCATCTAGATATTGCAATGGTTTCAGTCCTTGTGCATCTCCTGCGGAAATTAAGTCTGAAGTACACAGACTTATCCACAATTTGTTGTTGCATATTCATAAGAATGAGTCTGATATTGAAAAGAGTATCTTGGTTTTTCTTCCTACATATTATTCCCTGGAGCAACAATGGCATCTCCTGAAGTCTCATAGTTCTTTTAAGGTTTATATTTTACATAGCAGTATTGACATTGAACAAGCGCTTACAGCTATGAGGATTTGGAAGTCACATCGGAAG GTAATATTAGCAACAAATATTGCTGAATCGTCTGTCACAATACCAAAAGTAGCATATGTAATTGACTCATGCAGGTCTTTGCAAGTGTATTGGGATAATAATCAGAAAAAGGATTCTCCACAGGTTGTCTGGATATCTAAGTCTCAG GCTGAGCAGCGTAGAGGAAGGACTGGACGAACGTGTGATGGGCAAGTTTATCGATTGGTAACAAGATCATTTTACCACAACTTTGAAGATTTTGAACGACCAGATATACTGAGGTTATCATTGAGGCAGCAAGTACTCCTGATTTGCTCGACAGAATCCAAAGCAATTAATGATCCAGCTG TCTTGCTGCAGAAAACTCTTGATCCACCTGATGCTAATGTCGTTGAAGATGCTTTGAGTTTGCTTGTTAACATGCAAGCACTTAAAAGATCTCCAAGAGGCAGATACGAACCTACATATTATGGAAGTTTACTAGCCAGTTTCTCGCTGTCATTTGATTCTTCTGTGCTGATACTCAAATTTGGAGACATCGGAATGCTCCATGAGGGAATTTTGCTAGGCATATTAATGGATACACAGCCTTTACCCGTACTTCGTCCTTTTGGAGAGAataatttg TATGCAGAGTACATAAAAAGCTACTTTGATGGAGAGAGCATTGATACAATTCAACTTGGCTTTAAAGAAATGGCATTGTTGGGAAACTTGCATGCATTCCACTTCTGGGAAAGGGTTTATAAg GATAAGATCCGAGTTGAATATTTGAACAAACTTGTAAATccaaataaaacacaaactacCACATCTCCACCTTccaagaatgaagaagaatggTGTTCTTTTCACAGTCTTGTGCATTCATCTCTAAATCACGTCTCTGAAATGT ACGAAGATATCATACATACTTTGCACCAATTTCGACCCAGATTTTTGGGTATGTGTGACATTCTAAGATCATCCTACGCTCCTACTCAGTTTCAGCATTTGTGTGTTCTTAAATGTCTCGAAAATGGAGATGATCAGTCAAGTGAATCAAGAACCTGTGTGTCTGTACCTTATGTTGCTTCCAGCTATTCCAGGACCAATCAAGTAGCTGGGAAGTTGGCAGATGTGATCAAACAG ATGAAAGTTTTTTATGCGAAAGAAGAGCCAAACAACCATTCCTTAAGTTCTATGAACAATGGTTTTAATGATAATGGGACCTCTCTTTGTGTTTACTTTCTCAATGGATCCTGCAATCGAGGCAGTCAGTGCTTATTTTCTCACTCACTTCAATCGAAGAGAGCCACTTGcaagtttttcttctctctccaG GGTTGTCGAAATGGAGACTCTTGTCTCTTTTCTCATGATCAGAGTCCATCAAAATctctttcatttaaatcaaCTTTATGCCTGCCAGAAGATGGGATTGCTCATGCTTCAACgcttgaaaaatattttcctaaatcaGGTGGCTGCATTCTTGTCATGGATGATGCCGGGTTTCATTTCTCATCAAACTTGGCTCGCCACTGTGAACCATCTAAAATCATTTGTACAACTAATCTTTCACATTCAGATATCTACGACTCTTCATTAAATGACGCAAAAAAAATCTGGGAACTCTCCCATCCTGATGAAACCATAATTTCCAATGGGGAAAATCAAATTCCTTGGTATGATGTTAAATGTATATTGTGGTTTCCACGTTTTGCAAGTTCGAAGGAAAATCTGGACATAGAGAAGATTCTACTGCAGAATTTTTTTGATCTTCTAGCCATTCGAATATTGGCCGATGCACTCCATGGAGTTCAAGTTATTCTTACCATGAATAACATCAGATTTTCACAACTCCAg GTTGAGAAGTTGGGGAGAGAGAGCTTTTTCTTCCTAAGCGAGTCATTCCCATATGACGAGAGAAGCTTTGGGGAGTTGCCAGACAAAATAACGACTAAAAAAGGGATGTTGACATCAAAGCCGGTCTCCTATGTTTTCGACTTGCGACCACCCAGTAGCGCCCTCTTTGGTAACTACCGAGCAACACTCCGTCAATGCCTATACAATGTTGAAAGACCGTCTCTGGTTTGCCCTTAA
- the LOC101206725 gene encoding DExH-box ATP-dependent RNA helicase DExH8 isoform X2, with the protein MGPILCTQPRRFAVVAIANMVARARKCNVGEEVGYHIGHSKHSSEKSKIVFKTAGVLLEEMRDRGLNALNYKVIVLDEVHERSVESDLVLVCVKQFLSKHHDLRVVLMSATADIGRYRDYFKDLGRGERVEVLAIPNSNQKSFFERKVSYLEEVTELLGIESDLQSSRYCNGFSPCASPAEIKSEVHRLIHNLLLHIHKNESDIEKSILVFLPTYYSLEQQWHLLKSHSSFKVYILHSSIDIEQALTAMRIWKSHRKVILATNIAESSVTIPKVAYVIDSCRSLQVYWDNNQKKDSPQVVWISKSQAEQRRGRTGRTCDGQVYRLVTRSFYHNFEDFERPDILRLSLRQQVLLICSTESKAINDPAVLLQKTLDPPDANVVEDALSLLVNMQALKRSPRGRYEPTYYGSLLASFSLSFDSSVLILKFGDIGMLHEGILLGILMDTQPLPVLRPFGENNLYAEYIKSYFDGESIDTIQLGFKEMALLGNLHAFHFWERVYKDKIRVEYLNKLVNPNKTQTTTSPPSKNEEEWCSFHSLVHSSLNHVSEMYEDIIHTLHQFRPRFLGMCDILRSSYAPTQFQHLCVLKCLENGDDQSSESRTCVSVPYVASSYSRTNQVAGKLADVIKQMKVFYAKEEPNNHSLSSMNNGFNDNGTSLCVYFLNGSCNRGSQCLFSHSLQSKRATCKFFFSLQGCRNGDSCLFSHDQSPSKSLSFKSTLCLPEDGIAHASTLEKYFPKSGGCILVMDDAGFHFSSNLARHCEPSKIICTTNLSHSDIYDSSLNDAKKIWELSHPDETIISNGENQIPWYDVKCILWFPRFASSKENLDIEKILLQNFFDLLAIRILADALHGVQVILTMNNIRFSQLQVEKLGRESFFFLSESFPYDERSFGELPDKITTKKGMLTSKPVSYVFDLRPPSSALFGNYRATLRQCLYNVERPSLVCP; encoded by the exons ATGGGGCCTATTCTTTGTACGCAACCTAGGCGTTTTGCTGTTGTTGCCATTGCGAATATGGTTGCTAGAGCTCGTAAATGTAACGTTGGGGAAGAGGTTGGATATCATATAGGTCATTCAAAGCACTCATCGGAAAA ATCgaagattgtttttaaaactgCCGGGGTTTTGTTGGAAGAAATGCGTGACAGGGGTTTAAACGCACTCAACTACAAGGTGATTGTACTTGATGAAGTGCATGAAAGATCAGTGGAGTCTGATCTTGTTCTTGTGTGCGTGAAGCAGTTTCTGTCGAAGCACCATGATCTGAG GGTTGTATTGATGTCAGCAACTGCTGACATTGGAAGATATAGGGATTATTTCAAGGACCTCGGTAGAGGCGAACGTGTTGAAGTGCTTGCAATTCCTAACTCAAACCAAAAATCTTTCTTTGAACGAAAAGTTTCATATCTTGAAGAG GTTACAGAATTACTTGGGATCGAGTCAGATTTACAATCATCTAGATATTGCAATGGTTTCAGTCCTTGTGCATCTCCTGCGGAAATTAAGTCTGAAGTACACAGACTTATCCACAATTTGTTGTTGCATATTCATAAGAATGAGTCTGATATTGAAAAGAGTATCTTGGTTTTTCTTCCTACATATTATTCCCTGGAGCAACAATGGCATCTCCTGAAGTCTCATAGTTCTTTTAAGGTTTATATTTTACATAGCAGTATTGACATTGAACAAGCGCTTACAGCTATGAGGATTTGGAAGTCACATCGGAAG GTAATATTAGCAACAAATATTGCTGAATCGTCTGTCACAATACCAAAAGTAGCATATGTAATTGACTCATGCAGGTCTTTGCAAGTGTATTGGGATAATAATCAGAAAAAGGATTCTCCACAGGTTGTCTGGATATCTAAGTCTCAG GCTGAGCAGCGTAGAGGAAGGACTGGACGAACGTGTGATGGGCAAGTTTATCGATTGGTAACAAGATCATTTTACCACAACTTTGAAGATTTTGAACGACCAGATATACTGAGGTTATCATTGAGGCAGCAAGTACTCCTGATTTGCTCGACAGAATCCAAAGCAATTAATGATCCAGCTG TCTTGCTGCAGAAAACTCTTGATCCACCTGATGCTAATGTCGTTGAAGATGCTTTGAGTTTGCTTGTTAACATGCAAGCACTTAAAAGATCTCCAAGAGGCAGATACGAACCTACATATTATGGAAGTTTACTAGCCAGTTTCTCGCTGTCATTTGATTCTTCTGTGCTGATACTCAAATTTGGAGACATCGGAATGCTCCATGAGGGAATTTTGCTAGGCATATTAATGGATACACAGCCTTTACCCGTACTTCGTCCTTTTGGAGAGAataatttg TATGCAGAGTACATAAAAAGCTACTTTGATGGAGAGAGCATTGATACAATTCAACTTGGCTTTAAAGAAATGGCATTGTTGGGAAACTTGCATGCATTCCACTTCTGGGAAAGGGTTTATAAg GATAAGATCCGAGTTGAATATTTGAACAAACTTGTAAATccaaataaaacacaaactacCACATCTCCACCTTccaagaatgaagaagaatggTGTTCTTTTCACAGTCTTGTGCATTCATCTCTAAATCACGTCTCTGAAATGT ACGAAGATATCATACATACTTTGCACCAATTTCGACCCAGATTTTTGGGTATGTGTGACATTCTAAGATCATCCTACGCTCCTACTCAGTTTCAGCATTTGTGTGTTCTTAAATGTCTCGAAAATGGAGATGATCAGTCAAGTGAATCAAGAACCTGTGTGTCTGTACCTTATGTTGCTTCCAGCTATTCCAGGACCAATCAAGTAGCTGGGAAGTTGGCAGATGTGATCAAACAG ATGAAAGTTTTTTATGCGAAAGAAGAGCCAAACAACCATTCCTTAAGTTCTATGAACAATGGTTTTAATGATAATGGGACCTCTCTTTGTGTTTACTTTCTCAATGGATCCTGCAATCGAGGCAGTCAGTGCTTATTTTCTCACTCACTTCAATCGAAGAGAGCCACTTGcaagtttttcttctctctccaG GGTTGTCGAAATGGAGACTCTTGTCTCTTTTCTCATGATCAGAGTCCATCAAAATctctttcatttaaatcaaCTTTATGCCTGCCAGAAGATGGGATTGCTCATGCTTCAACgcttgaaaaatattttcctaaatcaGGTGGCTGCATTCTTGTCATGGATGATGCCGGGTTTCATTTCTCATCAAACTTGGCTCGCCACTGTGAACCATCTAAAATCATTTGTACAACTAATCTTTCACATTCAGATATCTACGACTCTTCATTAAATGACGCAAAAAAAATCTGGGAACTCTCCCATCCTGATGAAACCATAATTTCCAATGGGGAAAATCAAATTCCTTGGTATGATGTTAAATGTATATTGTGGTTTCCACGTTTTGCAAGTTCGAAGGAAAATCTGGACATAGAGAAGATTCTACTGCAGAATTTTTTTGATCTTCTAGCCATTCGAATATTGGCCGATGCACTCCATGGAGTTCAAGTTATTCTTACCATGAATAACATCAGATTTTCACAACTCCAg GTTGAGAAGTTGGGGAGAGAGAGCTTTTTCTTCCTAAGCGAGTCATTCCCATATGACGAGAGAAGCTTTGGGGAGTTGCCAGACAAAATAACGACTAAAAAAGGGATGTTGACATCAAAGCCGGTCTCCTATGTTTTCGACTTGCGACCACCCAGTAGCGCCCTCTTTGGTAACTACCGAGCAACACTCCGTCAATGCCTATACAATGTTGAAAGACCGTCTCTGGTTTGCCCTTAA
- the LOC101206725 gene encoding DExH-box ATP-dependent RNA helicase DExH8 isoform X3, with translation MISKIVFKTAGVLLEEMRDRGLNALNYKVIVLDEVHERSVESDLVLVCVKQFLSKHHDLRVVLMSATADIGRYRDYFKDLGRGERVEVLAIPNSNQKSFFERKVSYLEEVTELLGIESDLQSSRYCNGFSPCASPAEIKSEVHRLIHNLLLHIHKNESDIEKSILVFLPTYYSLEQQWHLLKSHSSFKVYILHSSIDIEQALTAMRIWKSHRKVILATNIAESSVTIPKVAYVIDSCRSLQVYWDNNQKKDSPQVVWISKSQAEQRRGRTGRTCDGQVYRLVTRSFYHNFEDFERPDILRLSLRQQVLLICSTESKAINDPAVLLQKTLDPPDANVVEDALSLLVNMQALKRSPRGRYEPTYYGSLLASFSLSFDSSVLILKFGDIGMLHEGILLGILMDTQPLPVLRPFGENNLYAEYIKSYFDGESIDTIQLGFKEMALLGNLHAFHFWERVYKDKIRVEYLNKLVNPNKTQTTTSPPSKNEEEWCSFHSLVHSSLNHVSEMYEDIIHTLHQFRPRFLGMCDILRSSYAPTQFQHLCVLKCLENGDDQSSESRTCVSVPYVASSYSRTNQVAGKLADVIKQMKVFYAKEEPNNHSLSSMNNGFNDNGTSLCVYFLNGSCNRGSQCLFSHSLQSKRATCKFFFSLQGCRNGDSCLFSHDQSPSKSLSFKSTLCLPEDGIAHASTLEKYFPKSGGCILVMDDAGFHFSSNLARHCEPSKIICTTNLSHSDIYDSSLNDAKKIWELSHPDETIISNGENQIPWYDVKCILWFPRFASSKENLDIEKILLQNFFDLLAIRILADALHGVQVILTMNNIRFSQLQVEKLGRESFFFLSESFPYDERSFGELPDKITTKKGMLTSKPVSYVFDLRPPSSALFGNYRATLRQCLYNVERPSLVCP, from the exons ATGAT ATCgaagattgtttttaaaactgCCGGGGTTTTGTTGGAAGAAATGCGTGACAGGGGTTTAAACGCACTCAACTACAAGGTGATTGTACTTGATGAAGTGCATGAAAGATCAGTGGAGTCTGATCTTGTTCTTGTGTGCGTGAAGCAGTTTCTGTCGAAGCACCATGATCTGAG GGTTGTATTGATGTCAGCAACTGCTGACATTGGAAGATATAGGGATTATTTCAAGGACCTCGGTAGAGGCGAACGTGTTGAAGTGCTTGCAATTCCTAACTCAAACCAAAAATCTTTCTTTGAACGAAAAGTTTCATATCTTGAAGAG GTTACAGAATTACTTGGGATCGAGTCAGATTTACAATCATCTAGATATTGCAATGGTTTCAGTCCTTGTGCATCTCCTGCGGAAATTAAGTCTGAAGTACACAGACTTATCCACAATTTGTTGTTGCATATTCATAAGAATGAGTCTGATATTGAAAAGAGTATCTTGGTTTTTCTTCCTACATATTATTCCCTGGAGCAACAATGGCATCTCCTGAAGTCTCATAGTTCTTTTAAGGTTTATATTTTACATAGCAGTATTGACATTGAACAAGCGCTTACAGCTATGAGGATTTGGAAGTCACATCGGAAG GTAATATTAGCAACAAATATTGCTGAATCGTCTGTCACAATACCAAAAGTAGCATATGTAATTGACTCATGCAGGTCTTTGCAAGTGTATTGGGATAATAATCAGAAAAAGGATTCTCCACAGGTTGTCTGGATATCTAAGTCTCAG GCTGAGCAGCGTAGAGGAAGGACTGGACGAACGTGTGATGGGCAAGTTTATCGATTGGTAACAAGATCATTTTACCACAACTTTGAAGATTTTGAACGACCAGATATACTGAGGTTATCATTGAGGCAGCAAGTACTCCTGATTTGCTCGACAGAATCCAAAGCAATTAATGATCCAGCTG TCTTGCTGCAGAAAACTCTTGATCCACCTGATGCTAATGTCGTTGAAGATGCTTTGAGTTTGCTTGTTAACATGCAAGCACTTAAAAGATCTCCAAGAGGCAGATACGAACCTACATATTATGGAAGTTTACTAGCCAGTTTCTCGCTGTCATTTGATTCTTCTGTGCTGATACTCAAATTTGGAGACATCGGAATGCTCCATGAGGGAATTTTGCTAGGCATATTAATGGATACACAGCCTTTACCCGTACTTCGTCCTTTTGGAGAGAataatttg TATGCAGAGTACATAAAAAGCTACTTTGATGGAGAGAGCATTGATACAATTCAACTTGGCTTTAAAGAAATGGCATTGTTGGGAAACTTGCATGCATTCCACTTCTGGGAAAGGGTTTATAAg GATAAGATCCGAGTTGAATATTTGAACAAACTTGTAAATccaaataaaacacaaactacCACATCTCCACCTTccaagaatgaagaagaatggTGTTCTTTTCACAGTCTTGTGCATTCATCTCTAAATCACGTCTCTGAAATGT ACGAAGATATCATACATACTTTGCACCAATTTCGACCCAGATTTTTGGGTATGTGTGACATTCTAAGATCATCCTACGCTCCTACTCAGTTTCAGCATTTGTGTGTTCTTAAATGTCTCGAAAATGGAGATGATCAGTCAAGTGAATCAAGAACCTGTGTGTCTGTACCTTATGTTGCTTCCAGCTATTCCAGGACCAATCAAGTAGCTGGGAAGTTGGCAGATGTGATCAAACAG ATGAAAGTTTTTTATGCGAAAGAAGAGCCAAACAACCATTCCTTAAGTTCTATGAACAATGGTTTTAATGATAATGGGACCTCTCTTTGTGTTTACTTTCTCAATGGATCCTGCAATCGAGGCAGTCAGTGCTTATTTTCTCACTCACTTCAATCGAAGAGAGCCACTTGcaagtttttcttctctctccaG GGTTGTCGAAATGGAGACTCTTGTCTCTTTTCTCATGATCAGAGTCCATCAAAATctctttcatttaaatcaaCTTTATGCCTGCCAGAAGATGGGATTGCTCATGCTTCAACgcttgaaaaatattttcctaaatcaGGTGGCTGCATTCTTGTCATGGATGATGCCGGGTTTCATTTCTCATCAAACTTGGCTCGCCACTGTGAACCATCTAAAATCATTTGTACAACTAATCTTTCACATTCAGATATCTACGACTCTTCATTAAATGACGCAAAAAAAATCTGGGAACTCTCCCATCCTGATGAAACCATAATTTCCAATGGGGAAAATCAAATTCCTTGGTATGATGTTAAATGTATATTGTGGTTTCCACGTTTTGCAAGTTCGAAGGAAAATCTGGACATAGAGAAGATTCTACTGCAGAATTTTTTTGATCTTCTAGCCATTCGAATATTGGCCGATGCACTCCATGGAGTTCAAGTTATTCTTACCATGAATAACATCAGATTTTCACAACTCCAg GTTGAGAAGTTGGGGAGAGAGAGCTTTTTCTTCCTAAGCGAGTCATTCCCATATGACGAGAGAAGCTTTGGGGAGTTGCCAGACAAAATAACGACTAAAAAAGGGATGTTGACATCAAAGCCGGTCTCCTATGTTTTCGACTTGCGACCACCCAGTAGCGCCCTCTTTGGTAACTACCGAGCAACACTCCGTCAATGCCTATACAATGTTGAAAGACCGTCTCTGGTTTGCCCTTAA
- the LOC101206482 gene encoding uncharacterized protein LOC101206482, with translation MSRRPLDSRHSIDSCTLKFHGWTPFHLPKTLDSDPHNTSAPTNSKPYYSSTPLHTKRPCLSDRTTSFNVDAIDMSALSLIDDDKPSIPPARSFRLIARKRRRRGSRSVSGRSSDRSGTRRCCSVGASAAHGTCSDFPIAVGTDSSGELFVNGDANWSSDVSEAKNSRREREEKDHLGSGFVSSNGGFDAQGNESGYGSEPGYRGDGEFGYGDEIDEEDEDARLLLWGERLGDSRMEIVGENTFADQKSHHRCRRKKHECRMVDALR, from the exons ATGTCTCGCAGACCCCTAGATTCCCGCCATTCAATTGACTCCTGTACTCTCAAATTCCATGGTTGGACCCCTTTCCATCTCCCCAAAACCCTAGATTCCGACCCCCATAATACCTCTGCTCCCACTAACTCTAAACCCTACTACTCTTCTACTCCCCTCCATACCAAACGCCCTTGTCTCTCCGATCGCACTACCTCTTTCAATGTCGACGCCATTGACATGTCCGCCCTCAGTTTGATTGACGACGACAAGCCTTCTATTCCTCCTGCCCGTAGCTTCCGATTGATTGCTAGGAAGCGACGTCGGCGTGGTTCTAGGTCTGTTTCTGGCCGGAGTAGTGATCGAAGTGGGACTAGACGGTGTTGCTCCGTTGGGGCTTCCGCGGCTCATGGGACTTGCTCGGATTTTCCTATTGCGGTTGGGACTGATTCGAGTGGAGAGTTGTTTGTTAATGGGGATGCCAATTGGTCTTCGGATGTGAGTGAAGCTAAGAATTCGAGgagggagagagaggagaagGATCATTTGGGTTCTGGGTTTGTTTCGTCTAATGGTGGTTTTGATGCTCAGGGGAATGAGTCTGGATATGGTAGTGAGCCTGGTTATCGTGGTGATGGTGAATTTGGATATGGTGATGAGATCGATGAGGAGGATGAGGATGCTAGATTGCTGTTGTGGGGTGAACGACTTGGAG ATTCCAGAATGGAAATCGTAGGAGAGAACACATTTGCAGATCAGAAATCGCACCATAGATGTCGCCGTAAGAAGCACGAATGTAGAATGGTTGATGCCCTGAGGTGA
- the LOC101206248 gene encoding mitochondrial zinc maintenance protein 1, mitochondrial translates to MKGEVLSAYRSLLRATKRSFAGDTLMLTESASEIRRKFQESRHVTSEPEIRKLLEEAREASHFISNMIVQAKLTSRGGYEMKPSKDHAGATLEVPTEELLRKSK, encoded by the exons ATGAAAGGGGAAGTTCTAAGCGCCTACAGATCGTTGCTCAGGGCAACCAAAAGATCCTTTGCCGGCGACACCTTGATGCTGACCGAGTCGGCCTCCGAGATACGCCGGAAGTTTCAAGAGAGCCGCCACGTGACCTCCGAGCCTGAGATTCGCAAACTGCTCGAAGAAGCTCGGGAGGCATCCCATTTCATCTCCAATATGATCGTTCAGGCCAAGCTTACTTCTCGCGGCGGCTATG AAATGAAACCGAGTAAAGATCATGCTGGTGCAACACTAGAAGTTCCTACTGAAGAGCTTCTACGCAAATCTAAATGA
- the LOC101206002 gene encoding peter Pan-like protein, with protein MARIGNKKKQRFVKPIKVKKQSEVDHVTGEKIPKSFVFSRGKLPGPLKQLQMDLRKLMLPYTALNLKEKKRNNLKDYLNVAGPMGVTHFLMLSKTETAPYLRVARTPQGPTLTFKIQEYSLAVEIAQSQLRPRCPKDLFKNPPLIVLSGFGTGDQHLKLATIMFQNIFPAIDINTVKLSTCQRIVLLNYNKDTKLIDFRHYSIRLQPVGVTRRLRKFVQNHQVPDLRSLQDVSDFVTKAGYGSESEADDEAATVTLASDLGRVNQASTKSAVKLQEIGPRLTLQLIKVEEGLCSGGIIFNEYGGEKKQDNKSDKKKAQEVASSEDEDEDMNEDESEGQEVDDED; from the exons ATGGCTCGGATTGGAAAC aaaaagaagcaGAGGTTCGTGAAGCCGATTAAGGTTAAGAAACAGTCTGAGGTAGATCATGTTACTGGGGAGAAAATCCCGAAGAGTTTTGTTTTCTCGAGAGGGAAGTTGCCTGGTCCGCTTAAGCAACTGCAAATGGATTTGAGAAAATTGATGCTTCCTTACACTGCTCTTAATCTTAAG GAGAAGAAACGGAATAATCTTAAAGATTATTTGAATGTTGCTGGGCCTATGGGTGTTACACATTTTCTCATGCTCTCCAAAACTGAAACTGCACCATATTTGCGAGTTGCTAGAACTCCTCAGGGACCAACTCTCACCTTTAAGATACAAGAGTATTCACTTGCGGTGGAGATTGCTCAATCACAATTACGGCCAAGATGTCCAAAAGACCTTTTCAAGAATCCCCCTTTG ATTGTACTTTCTGGTTTTGGTACTGGTGATCAGCATCTCAAACTCGCTACTATAATGTTTCAGAATATCTTCCCAGCTATTGATATAAATACA GTTAAGCTTTCAACGTGCCAGAGAATTGTGTTGCTTAATTATAACAAGGACACAAAGCTCATTGATTTCCGACATTATTCAATCCGATTACAGCCTGTTGGTGTAACCCGCAGGCTTAGAAAGTTTGTTCAGAACCATCAAGTTCCTGATCTTAGGAGTCTTCAAGATGTGAGCGACTTTGTCACAAA GGCTGGTTATGGGTCAGAAAGTGAAGCTGATGATGAAGCAGCGACAGTCACTTTGGCCAGTGATCTAGGTAGAGTCAATCAAGCTTCTACCAAGAGTGCTGTCAAGCTTCAAGAGATTGGACCAAGGCTGACTCTTCAGCTCATTAAAGTTGAGGAGGGGTTGTGTTCTGGTGGGATCATCTTCAATGAATATG GTGGTGAGAAAAAGCAGGATAACAAGAGTGACAAGAAAAAAGCTCAGGAAGTTGCTAGCAGTGAAGATGAGGATGAGGATATGAATGAAGATGAGAGCGAAGGCCAGGAAGTTGATGATGAAGATTAG